The genomic region ACTACGCCGATGAATGTGGATGACCGGGTAACCCGGAAGGAAGGCAATCTGGTCAGTGATATGGGCAGTGAAAAAGTCATGATGAGCATTAGCTCTGGAAAGTACTATAATCTCGGAAGTACCGGCGGGAGAATCTGGGATCTGATCGCAGAGGAACGCACGTTGGGTGAACTGGTTGAGGTGCTGGCTGCGGAGTATGAGATTGAGCCAGATGTATGTCGTGAGCAGGTAGTGCAATTCCTGGAACATCTGTCCCGCGAAGGATTAATCGACGTTACTCGCGGAGTGTAGAACCATGCTGCGCAAAATAAAGGCCTATTTCTCCCTTCCGCGCGCGATGCGCCGACTGATCTGGGAAGCTTATGTCCTCCTGGGTTGGGCGCGAATCCTGAAGGCTATGCCATTTGCCAAAATCGCACCAGGGCTAGGGACGCCCATGGTCGAAACACCGATGACCGGACTCGACCGCAGCGAGGTAATCGCGATACGGAATATTTCCAAAGCGATTGTGCTCGCCAGCAAATATACGTTATGGGAAAGCCGCTGCCTGGTGATGGCGATTGCCGGGATGAAGATGCTTGAGCGACGCAAGATAGAGAGTACGTTATATATGGGGACTGCACGGAATAAGCAAGGACATATGATGGCTCATGCCTGGCTGCGAAGTGGGAAATTGATCGTGACCGGAGCTGATACTATGGACCAATATACGGTTGTCGGTGTGTTTGGCAAACGGTGTCCGGAGAAGGGATCTGGGGAGATTGTCTATGATACATGAAAGTGAACTCTATTCATCAACATTTCCGAAGGAGCTTAAACTGATTTTGAGTATGATTAGAGGTGATCTGACGGCTCTATCCCCTGAAGAACTCAAGGCGCGTTTGCAGGGAACGGATTGGCAGCTCTTTTTGCGGCTTGTCTATCATCACCGCTTGTACTCTGTCCTTTACCTGAAAATGAAAGAACTGAACTCCACGATCATTCCGGCGGATGTTATGGAGAGTCTGCGACAACAATATACAGCCAATACGTTTCGTATGTTACATCTGACAGCTGAGATGGAGCAGGTGTGCGGAGCTTTTCGTGAACGCGGCATCCGCAATATTACACTAAAGGGACCGACGCTCGCACATGATCTCTATGGTGATGTATCCATGCGTACTTCCAAAGACTTGGATATTCTGATTCCATTCGATGATGTGGAAGCGGCTGAAGGCATTCTGGCTACCCTCGGATACGTATCCAAGGAAGGGGAGCGGGCACCTACGGTGCGCAGCTGGAAATGGCGGGAACATCATATCTGTTACACCCATCCGGTCAAACGGACTCAAGTGGAGATTCATTGGCGCCTGAACCCGGATTCGGGCAAAGAAACCGATTTTGAATTGCTGTGGAAACGTAGCCGGTTCAGTTCATACACACAGACACCTGTCCGTATGCTCGAACAAGAAGATCTATGGGCCTATCTCGTAACCCATGGTGCACGACACGGCTGGTTCAGACTGCGCTGGTTACTGGATATCGATCAGATGATCCGCAGCATGCCACTCGATGTGAAGAAAGTAGAGAGACGTCTGAAAGCGGAGGGGCGTTTATCGATCGGTTCACAGGCTCTTTATCTGGTTTCGGAGCTGCTGAACACGCCGCTGGATGTAGAGTACAGGTCCTTGATGTCCTTGAGTGACCGTACAGGCAAGCGATTAGCCAACGAAGGCGCAAAGTTCATGAACGACATGCTGGAAAGTCCGGCTGATATGAAAAATTATCAATCGTATTTGTTTAAACTTCGAAGCACGAAGCAGAAGTGGTTCTTCTTTATTGAACGCTTGTATCCAAGTACATGGGATGTGGATCAATTGCCGCTTCCGCGTTCGTTGTTTTTTCTATACTTTCCGTTACGTCCGTTTCTCTGGTTCTGGCGGCGAATTAAAAGGTATACGGTGACGGAAAGGGGTAAAGTATGATCTCGGAATTAAAGTACTTCATGCGAAAGCTGCATCATGTCACGGGGCCCATTCTATATTGGAATCTGCTAGGAATGATCTGTATCAGTCTCATGGAAGGGATCGGCATCTACATGCTTGTTCCGATGCTGAGTCTGATTGGTATATTTGAGATGGGCTCCACAGGCTTAAACATCCCCTGGCTTGGTGAAGTGTTGAATCGTTTTTCTGAAAATAGCCAATTGTTACTCGTACTGTTCACCTTTGTGTTAATTGTCTCCGGACAGGCCTGGATGCAGCGCCTCCAGACGATCCGTAATACGCGAATCCAGCAGCAATTTGTACGAACGCTGCGCATGGAAACCTATGGTGCCATTATCATGGCGCAATGGTCATTTTTTCTCCAAAAACGAAAATCCGATTTTAACCATATATTAACGACTGAACTTGCACGTGTGAGCCAAGGAACGAGCATTATGCTGCAAATGGCAGCCTCGCTGATCTTTACGGGGATACAGATTGGTCTTGCTTTCTGGTTATCTGCCAAGTTGACGGCACTTGTTCTGGTCTGTGGATTGCTCTTATTTATAGTCTTGAGAAAATTCGTCAAGCGAGCCAAGCAGATCGGGGATCAGACCTCTGAATTCTCGCAAAGTTATTATAACGGCATTACCGAGCATTTCAACGGAATTAAGGATATTAAGAGCAACATGCTCGAGCGTTCACATATGAACTGGTTCGAGCGCATGTGCAGACAGATTGAACGCAACGTCATTCAGTTCAGCCAATTGAACAGTGGAACACAGCTGATTCACCGGATGTCCGCGGCTATCATTATTGCGGCATTCATCTATCTTTCTCTCCGTGTAATGACGGTACCTCCGGCAAGTCTGCTGCTTATTATCCTTATCTTTTCCCGCTTATGGCCCAGATTTACGGCGATTCAGTCCAATCTGGAGTACATCAGCTCCATGCTGCCTGCGTTTCGGGTGGTAAG from Paenibacillus sp. FSL R5-0341 harbors:
- a CDS encoding lasso peptide biosynthesis PqqD family chaperone; this encodes MTATTPMNVDDRVTRKEGNLVSDMGSEKVMMSISSGKYYNLGSTGGRIWDLIAEERTLGELVEVLAAEYEIEPDVCREQVVQFLEHLSREGLIDVTRGV
- a CDS encoding lasso peptide biosynthesis B2 protein; translated protein: MLRKIKAYFSLPRAMRRLIWEAYVLLGWARILKAMPFAKIAPGLGTPMVETPMTGLDRSEVIAIRNISKAIVLASKYTLWESRCLVMAIAGMKMLERRKIESTLYMGTARNKQGHMMAHAWLRSGKLIVTGADTMDQYTVVGVFGKRCPEKGSGEIVYDT
- a CDS encoding nucleotidyltransferase family protein — protein: MIRGDLTALSPEELKARLQGTDWQLFLRLVYHHRLYSVLYLKMKELNSTIIPADVMESLRQQYTANTFRMLHLTAEMEQVCGAFRERGIRNITLKGPTLAHDLYGDVSMRTSKDLDILIPFDDVEAAEGILATLGYVSKEGERAPTVRSWKWREHHICYTHPVKRTQVEIHWRLNPDSGKETDFELLWKRSRFSSYTQTPVRMLEQEDLWAYLVTHGARHGWFRLRWLLDIDQMIRSMPLDVKKVERRLKAEGRLSIGSQALYLVSELLNTPLDVEYRSLMSLSDRTGKRLANEGAKFMNDMLESPADMKNYQSYLFKLRSTKQKWFFFIERLYPSTWDVDQLPLPRSLFFLYFPLRPFLWFWRRIKRYTVTERGKV
- a CDS encoding ABC transporter ATP-binding protein; translated protein: MSELKYFMRKLHHVTGPILYWNLLGMICISLMEGIGIYMLVPMLSLIGIFEMGSTGLNIPWLGEVLNRFSENSQLLLVLFTFVLIVSGQAWMQRLQTIRNTRIQQQFVRTLRMETYGAIIMAQWSFFLQKRKSDFNHILTTELARVSQGTSIMLQMAASLIFTGIQIGLAFWLSAKLTALVLVCGLLLFIVLRKFVKRAKQIGDQTSEFSQSYYNGITEHFNGIKDIKSNMLERSHMNWFERMCRQIERNVIQFSQLNSGTQLIHRMSAAIIIAAFIYLSLRVMTVPPASLLLIILIFSRLWPRFTAIQSNLEYISSMLPAFRVVRELQAQTAKSREISEEIASAGDVGNDGIQPMALIESITCQDVSYRYEGSDTYSLMNVQASIPARGMTAIVGKSGAGKSTLIDLIMGLVRPETGRILIDGIPLSEERLLSWRSSIGYVSQDPFLFHTSIRENLRLVDPNASEEQMWKALQFSSSAAFVRKLPQGLDTIIGDRGIRLSGGERQRLVLARAMLRNPSVLVLDEATSALDSENEQYIHEALERLKGHVTIIVIAHRLSTIRTADRVIVLDEGRVIQEGGYQQLSTDPVGTFSKLLNMQAGVVGQ